In one window of Nakamurella sp. PAMC28650 DNA:
- a CDS encoding phage minor head protein, whose product MYDKITTDALKRLEPLLEARDFRALSSFSFGYTGEYRDLIARQMRDAYEFGKKGAADELKASASATKRDSTTLINQLASTITDKQMSDLLFIVRAEVLKDLRKNQLSDDQGDEPTDETNFIQRALDSLSEAFATFFDSKVSLTGAVSVMQAMTRGRTDSFVANADRIYAYQWSAVLDTRTCNICFDLDGSVFTGDDNTWEPPIHIYCRCIKVAIMRDEVSPPDITGFPDNPGGVDDPSL is encoded by the coding sequence CGTGCCCTGTCATCGTTCAGCTTCGGCTACACGGGGGAGTACCGCGACCTGATCGCTCGCCAGATGCGTGACGCGTACGAGTTCGGTAAGAAGGGAGCAGCGGATGAGCTCAAGGCGTCAGCTTCAGCGACCAAGCGTGACAGCACGACGCTGATCAACCAGCTGGCCAGCACGATTACCGACAAGCAGATGAGCGATCTGCTGTTCATCGTCCGGGCTGAGGTGCTCAAGGACCTGCGCAAGAACCAACTGAGCGACGACCAGGGCGACGAGCCGACTGATGAAACCAACTTCATCCAGCGTGCGTTAGATAGCCTCTCCGAAGCGTTCGCCACCTTCTTCGACAGCAAGGTCTCATTGACCGGTGCTGTGTCCGTCATGCAGGCCATGACGCGCGGCCGTACCGACTCGTTCGTGGCCAACGCCGATCGCATCTACGCCTACCAGTGGTCGGCTGTGCTCGACACCAGGACCTGCAATATTTGCTTTGATCTCGACGGATCAGTGTTCACGGGAGATGACAACACCTGGGAACCACCAATCCACATCTATTGTCGGTGTATCAAAGTCGCCATTATGCGAGATGAAGTCAGCCCCCCAGACATCACTGGCTTCCCGGACAACCCTGGCGGCGTTGACGATCCCTCTTTATAA
- a CDS encoding recombinase family protein, with protein MPSAAIYSRLSRDRTGLSPNCQIQTEEAREYAQAQNYEVVAQLADNDISASKYSTKPRPGFNRLIEAIRRGEVEIILATEMTRLYRQLPQLLELIKLAETTNLKRIETTEGQVFLLHTGEGIHAAIASINNAQLESRKISDRGKRKKRAQAKLGLPGGGDRSFGYNWGHMTVNEEEATVVREMAARILNGESISCLTADLNERGIKTTRGNAWVRNRLTSMIINPRYIGIRVHRDEQYPAQWPVILDKDMQDLVKLELRSRVANRERRGGPRRYLGTGFYVCGRCGNKLHCSQSRRDSSQPLKATYTCRGKDNHEIRVGCDGISRNGLALDDFVVECMLYRLDSEGLAQTLSVMSEDKSHLGELMADIERRAKKLNDLTDDYAIGLLDRAQYARAKGIATDALEAVQALLNKEMQSRTIVNIPLAQTLRETWETADLEWRRSLLMMMIDRVIVNPQLKRPVYKDFGRFDPGAVEIVWTI; from the coding sequence ATGCCAAGCGCTGCAATCTATTCGAGACTCAGCCGTGACCGAACCGGCCTCAGTCCGAACTGCCAGATACAGACCGAAGAGGCCCGAGAGTATGCCCAAGCCCAAAATTACGAAGTCGTGGCTCAACTGGCCGACAACGACATCAGTGCCAGCAAATACTCGACCAAACCGCGTCCAGGATTCAATCGCCTCATCGAGGCGATACGACGAGGCGAGGTAGAGATCATCCTTGCCACTGAGATGACACGCCTGTACCGCCAACTCCCCCAGCTGTTGGAGCTGATCAAGCTGGCTGAAACGACGAATCTGAAACGTATTGAGACCACCGAGGGGCAGGTCTTCCTGCTTCACACCGGTGAAGGGATTCATGCTGCCATCGCTTCCATCAACAACGCCCAGCTGGAGTCTCGAAAGATCAGCGACCGAGGTAAACGCAAGAAGCGCGCCCAGGCCAAGCTCGGTTTGCCTGGCGGTGGCGACCGCTCTTTCGGTTACAACTGGGGTCACATGACCGTTAACGAAGAAGAAGCCACGGTTGTAAGAGAAATGGCCGCTCGCATATTAAACGGTGAGTCGATCTCCTGCCTTACTGCTGATCTGAACGAACGCGGCATCAAGACGACTCGCGGTAACGCCTGGGTCCGCAACCGCCTCACTTCCATGATTATCAATCCGCGATACATCGGTATCCGCGTACACCGGGACGAACAGTACCCGGCGCAGTGGCCGGTTATTCTAGATAAAGATATGCAGGATCTGGTCAAGCTAGAGTTACGTTCGCGAGTAGCCAATCGTGAGCGCCGCGGTGGTCCACGACGATACCTTGGAACCGGCTTCTACGTCTGTGGCAGATGCGGCAACAAGCTTCATTGTTCGCAGAGCAGGCGTGATTCAAGTCAGCCACTCAAGGCAACCTACACATGCAGAGGAAAAGACAACCACGAGATTCGCGTTGGTTGTGACGGCATCAGCCGCAATGGGCTAGCCCTAGATGACTTTGTCGTTGAGTGCATGCTTTACCGTCTCGACTCCGAAGGCCTCGCACAAACCCTATCCGTCATGAGCGAGGACAAGAGCCACCTTGGTGAACTGATGGCGGATATTGAAAGAAGAGCCAAGAAGCTGAACGACCTCACCGACGACTATGCCATCGGTTTACTTGATCGCGCTCAGTATGCCAGGGCCAAGGGTATCGCTACGGACGCTCTAGAAGCCGTACAGGCTCTTCTGAATAAAGAAATGCAGTCTCGGACCATTGTCAACATTCCGCTCGCTCAGACGCTTCGTGAGACGTGGGAGACCGCGGACCTGGAATGGCGTAGATCGCTGCTCATGATGATGATTGATCGGGTCATCGTGAACCCGCAGCTCAAACGGCCCGTTTATAAGGATTTTGGGCGATTTGATCCCGGCGCTGTTGAAATCGTTTGGACGATATAG
- a CDS encoding type II secretion system F family protein, with protein MVTALAGGLALLCWPSDAGRLAVEGARPAGGRVGRWRTWRRVVPPAVVAGRWVVGLIGLAGSVIWAAGGPAVAASAVLWLSTSAGLTRGELRRRRVQADLVGLLAAVRTLAREVRSGAQPLAAVSAVAAAHRGSCGLVLEHLATVVGTDRGGGTPPPTDGSDPASEISGRLAAGWALSARYGVPWVGLLDALATDLADRVRAASARAAQVSGPRVSGYVLASMPLLGLVLGVGMGADPVGILLGTGAGHLMLLAGSTLTCAGLWWTATIVHG; from the coding sequence ATGGTGACGGCGCTGGCCGGCGGACTGGCGCTGCTGTGCTGGCCGAGCGATGCCGGCAGGCTGGCGGTGGAGGGTGCCCGACCCGCCGGCGGCCGCGTGGGTCGATGGCGCACCTGGCGCAGGGTCGTGCCGCCGGCGGTCGTGGCCGGCCGGTGGGTGGTCGGCCTGATCGGCCTGGCCGGGTCGGTGATCTGGGCGGCGGGTGGCCCGGCAGTGGCGGCTTCGGCGGTCCTGTGGCTCAGCACCTCGGCCGGCTTGACCCGCGGGGAGCTCCGCCGACGCCGTGTGCAGGCGGATCTGGTGGGGCTGCTCGCCGCCGTGCGCACCCTGGCCAGGGAGGTGCGCTCGGGGGCCCAACCACTCGCGGCCGTGTCGGCGGTCGCGGCCGCGCACCGGGGCTCGTGCGGGCTGGTGCTGGAGCACCTCGCCACGGTCGTGGGCACCGATCGGGGCGGTGGAACCCCGCCGCCGACCGATGGCTCCGACCCGGCGTCCGAGATCAGCGGGCGGTTGGCGGCCGGGTGGGCCCTGTCGGCCAGGTACGGCGTGCCCTGGGTGGGGCTCCTCGATGCGCTGGCCACCGACCTCGCCGACCGGGTTCGAGCGGCTTCCGCACGGGCGGCCCAGGTCTCGGGCCCCAGGGTGTCCGGCTACGTGCTGGCGTCCATGCCGTTGCTCGGTCTGGTGCTCGGTGTCGGGATGGGCGCCGACCCGGTCGGCATCCTGCTCGGCACCGGTGCGGGTCATCTGATGCTGCTCGCCGGATCCACGCTGACCTGTGCCGGTCTGTGGTGGACGGCAACGATCGTGCACGGATGA
- a CDS encoding Mu-like prophage major head subunit gpT family protein, with protein sequence MGQIVTSDIVKNLLPGLKTTFMAGWKGADLGWKQVATEVASTLPSENYAWLGQTPIVRQWTDERIPKGLSEYSYNIKNLKWETSIRVDAEVLEDEQYGQVKMRVGQMPAAVARHQNHLVYNMLTNGSTGLCYDGSNFFDTTHNEGLSGTQINKFTSTPLTYTNYAALRAASMLFKDDTGELVGSKATALVVPAALEGVARQILNSDFVVSDTVAAPQSNIWKGSAELIVVPWLTSATQWFLLDLNAYIKPIVFQNRVPVTFKALDGTSDSDNVFMRDAYLYGVRARYNVGYGDWRTAIASV encoded by the coding sequence ATGGGACAAATAGTCACTTCAGATATAGTCAAGAACCTCTTGCCCGGTCTGAAGACCACGTTCATGGCAGGATGGAAAGGTGCAGATCTTGGATGGAAGCAAGTCGCTACTGAAGTAGCCTCAACGCTCCCGAGCGAGAACTACGCTTGGTTAGGCCAGACTCCTATCGTTCGTCAGTGGACTGATGAGCGCATTCCTAAGGGTCTGTCAGAATACAGCTACAACATTAAGAACCTAAAATGGGAGACGAGTATTCGCGTCGACGCTGAAGTTCTTGAGGATGAGCAATACGGTCAAGTTAAGATGCGTGTCGGCCAAATGCCAGCTGCAGTAGCTCGCCACCAGAACCACCTGGTCTACAACATGTTGACCAATGGCTCTACGGGTCTATGCTACGACGGTTCTAACTTCTTCGATACGACTCATAACGAAGGCCTCTCAGGTACGCAGATCAACAAGTTCACTTCTACTCCATTGACCTACACGAACTACGCCGCTCTTCGCGCTGCTTCGATGCTGTTCAAAGATGACACGGGTGAATTAGTTGGATCAAAAGCAACTGCCCTCGTCGTGCCTGCTGCTCTCGAAGGTGTAGCTCGTCAGATTTTGAACTCTGACTTCGTAGTCAGTGACACCGTTGCTGCTCCACAAAGCAACATTTGGAAGGGTTCAGCTGAGCTCATTGTCGTTCCTTGGTTAACCAGCGCGACTCAGTGGTTCCTCCTGGACCTCAACGCTTACATCAAGCCCATCGTGTTCCAGAACCGTGTCCCTGTGACCTTCAAGGCTCTTGACGGTACTTCAGACTCAGACAACGTGTTCATGCGAGACGCCTATCTTTACGGCGTGCGAGCTCGGTACAACGTTGGTTACGGCGACTGGCGTACTGCTATCGCTAGCGTCTAG
- a CDS encoding phage protease, with protein sequence MPDKNIYQLPVSDAHSSIVEMGDGTRRYRKQLVKFGTFVNPNKTGNKMTLDRTWAETIVENFKNKVLNRVPVAEGHPKDSGELLTKTRGDLSALSIEDDGLYGELEIKSPETVKGIEDDLIYDVSVSFDPDYTDKASGAQVGPALLHVGLVNDPYLKGMQPFQSLSDRANVIMLSESKEPIVSKIKNDREFMVQIEFSDGDTTKSVAVAPGEEVEVPDTAAEAVNTQIQEATAPTVTEPTAEEKAAAEKAVTDKAEADAATAKAEADKEVVDNGKSETEKELETTKAALADANKKIALNEAEGRYTALLSDGKIVPAQRDAFISLSTAATSGTISLADNSTTSLNDLLTDLFKAAPKRINFGEEGAAGDEPKKDPWDEQTEEEKAASLALGVTPEEFNEVNATELTKKEEAK encoded by the coding sequence GTGCCTGATAAGAACATCTACCAATTGCCGGTCAGTGATGCTCACAGCTCAATTGTTGAGATGGGCGATGGCACTCGTCGCTACCGCAAACAGCTCGTCAAGTTCGGTACCTTCGTCAACCCGAACAAGACCGGTAACAAAATGACATTGGACCGTACCTGGGCCGAGACAATCGTCGAAAACTTCAAGAACAAAGTGCTCAACCGTGTGCCAGTCGCTGAAGGTCATCCAAAAGACAGTGGCGAGCTTCTGACCAAGACTCGTGGTGATCTCTCAGCATTGTCGATCGAGGACGACGGTCTCTACGGCGAGCTGGAGATCAAATCACCAGAGACTGTCAAAGGGATCGAAGATGACTTGATCTATGACGTGTCAGTGTCGTTCGACCCGGACTACACCGACAAGGCCTCGGGAGCTCAAGTGGGGCCGGCTCTGCTCCACGTGGGACTCGTGAATGACCCCTACCTGAAGGGCATGCAGCCATTCCAGTCATTGTCAGACCGAGCAAATGTAATTATGTTAAGTGAAAGCAAGGAGCCCATAGTGTCAAAGATTAAGAACGACCGCGAGTTCATGGTTCAGATCGAATTTAGCGATGGCGATACGACGAAGAGCGTTGCAGTCGCTCCTGGTGAAGAGGTAGAGGTACCCGACACCGCCGCCGAAGCCGTAAATACCCAGATCCAAGAAGCGACGGCTCCTACCGTTACTGAGCCTACAGCTGAAGAGAAGGCCGCGGCTGAAAAAGCCGTCACCGATAAAGCTGAAGCAGATGCTGCTACAGCCAAGGCCGAAGCCGACAAAGAAGTGGTTGATAATGGTAAAAGCGAAACTGAAAAAGAACTAGAGACCACAAAAGCAGCATTGGCAGACGCCAACAAGAAGATCGCGCTCAATGAGGCAGAAGGTCGCTACACGGCTCTGCTCAGTGATGGCAAGATCGTACCGGCGCAACGGGACGCTTTCATCTCCCTATCGACCGCGGCCACTTCAGGAACCATCAGTTTGGCCGACAACTCGACTACGTCATTGAACGATTTGCTGACAGACTTATTCAAAGCAGCTCCTAAACGGATCAACTTTGGCGAAGAAGGCGCAGCGGGCGATGAACCAAAGAAAGACCCATGGGATGAACAGACGGAAGAGGAAAAGGCAGCCAGTTTGGCCCTTGGAGTCACGCCTGAAGAGTTCAACGAGGTAAATGCAACAGAATTAACTAAGAAAGAGGAGGCCAAATAA
- a CDS encoding HNH endonuclease, whose product MKLKPTAYRGQLHWNWKGGITLSVRLERAKFRQTVAHHVLVRDNFTCQFCGQVGGYLQVDHIKSWSAYPELRFDSENCRTLCMACHYEVTYHRPMPKGTLWAAGHRKDKVNS is encoded by the coding sequence GTGAAGCTGAAGCCTACAGCATACCGTGGACAATTGCACTGGAATTGGAAGGGAGGTATCACACTAAGCGTTAGGCTTGAACGCGCCAAGTTTAGGCAGACAGTCGCTCACCACGTATTAGTACGCGATAACTTCACTTGCCAATTTTGCGGCCAGGTAGGAGGTTACTTGCAAGTTGATCACATCAAGAGCTGGTCAGCATATCCTGAATTAAGGTTCGATTCTGAGAATTGTAGAACGCTTTGCATGGCGTGCCATTACGAAGTAACTTATCACCGTCCAATGCCGAAGGGAACGCTCTGGGCTGCTGGTCACCGAAAGGACAAGGTTAATTCGTGA
- a CDS encoding phage tail tube protein: MADVSGRKVSYGIAKEGPRGIATTPTNWIPLLTFDFQNKSDQIWNESVFGVLNKNSGSELVKDYAEGKLEGKVTDQTFGLLLYAALGNYSGALHAAETLVKDHTFTQSQANNPQSLTITRVDGNTDKNYPLAMLKSLEITVVVGEFVKYVAEFVSKKGVAGTDTVAYVLENEFKAKFATAKTAATTAGLGAASAIPMKSFKIKIARKVNPYYVFGSNDPNEIFVEDFETSGEFVLRYTDQTYENYMFNNTVQALQVAVVNTSVTIGTSANPALTITLPKADASSWKIDMKADGIVEQTVGFMGLFDFASSTEISAVLTNSKITSY; this comes from the coding sequence ATGGCTGACGTCAGCGGCAGAAAAGTAAGTTACGGTATAGCCAAAGAGGGACCTCGCGGTATTGCCACGACTCCGACCAACTGGATTCCGCTATTGACCTTCGACTTTCAAAATAAGAGTGATCAAATCTGGAATGAATCAGTGTTTGGAGTTTTAAACAAGAACTCCGGCTCAGAGCTGGTCAAGGACTACGCCGAGGGGAAGCTTGAAGGTAAGGTAACCGATCAAACCTTCGGACTACTTCTATACGCTGCGCTTGGCAACTACTCAGGAGCCCTTCATGCGGCTGAGACCCTGGTTAAGGATCACACGTTCACACAGAGTCAAGCCAACAACCCCCAGTCACTTACCATCACTCGTGTAGATGGGAACACTGACAAGAACTACCCACTGGCTATGCTTAAGTCATTGGAGATCACTGTCGTCGTCGGCGAGTTCGTGAAATACGTGGCTGAGTTCGTTTCGAAGAAGGGCGTCGCCGGTACCGATACTGTCGCGTACGTCCTAGAGAACGAGTTCAAGGCTAAGTTCGCTACCGCCAAGACGGCTGCTACTACAGCTGGCCTTGGCGCTGCCTCTGCGATTCCTATGAAGTCATTCAAGATCAAGATTGCCCGCAAGGTGAACCCGTACTACGTCTTTGGCTCCAACGATCCAAACGAGATCTTTGTCGAGGACTTCGAAACATCTGGCGAGTTCGTTCTTCGCTACACCGATCAAACTTACGAGAATTACATGTTCAACAACACGGTCCAGGCGCTCCAGGTCGCTGTCGTCAACACGTCCGTAACGATCGGTACTTCCGCTAACCCTGCTCTCACCATCACTCTGCCTAAGGCCGACGCCAGCTCGTGGAAGATCGACATGAAGGCCGACGGTATCGTCGAGCAAACGGTCGGGTTTATGGGACTGTTCGACTTCGCCAGCTCAACGGAAATCAGTGCTGTTTTGACGAACAGCAAAATCACGTCATACTAG
- a CDS encoding ATPase, T2SS/T4P/T4SS family, producing MTTSPVGEVRGAEVVDLLAALNTGHDGGAGTLHANTASEVPARLEALAAPAGLNRHALHSQLAGAVSVVLHMKRRGPLRSLIEIAVLTRDVNGFVAAAPAVVEGVPAAAGAELLSDLLAERGVARPW from the coding sequence TTGACAACATCGCCGGTCGGAGAAGTCAGGGGCGCGGAGGTCGTCGACCTGCTGGCGGCTCTGAACACCGGGCACGACGGCGGGGCCGGGACCCTGCATGCGAACACGGCCTCGGAGGTGCCGGCCCGGCTGGAGGCGCTCGCGGCTCCGGCCGGGTTGAACAGGCACGCACTGCATTCCCAGCTGGCCGGCGCGGTATCGGTGGTGCTCCACATGAAACGCCGCGGGCCGCTGCGCTCGCTGATCGAGATCGCGGTCCTGACCAGGGATGTCAACGGCTTCGTGGCGGCTGCCCCAGCGGTCGTCGAGGGTGTGCCGGCCGCCGCCGGCGCCGAGTTGTTGTCCGATCTGCTGGCTGAACGCGGAGTGGCTCGACCATGGTGA
- a CDS encoding CHAP domain-containing protein, whose amino-acid sequence MNLQSFEDQVVGRLVKSARGITGQCVSVSALWAEENGWKAVFGPTAYSIWLNFRDPAYQVIANQAGPNGNHPNPGDIVFFDSRFGGGAGHTGVCKSADLNQVTLIEQNDPYGTGVHEKTYSYFALAGWFHPVALGAQPGGLTGSSRNVTVTANPLNVRTAPTTSAVLAVNSTIPTGQVAKGTVLSITGYEHAQSVGGNDVWLRTSHNNWIWSGGTNW is encoded by the coding sequence ATGAATCTCCAGAGTTTCGAAGACCAAGTAGTAGGTCGCTTAGTGAAATCAGCCCGCGGTATCACAGGTCAGTGCGTAAGCGTTAGTGCTCTGTGGGCAGAGGAGAACGGTTGGAAGGCTGTGTTTGGCCCAACCGCATACAGCATTTGGCTTAACTTCAGAGACCCTGCGTACCAGGTCATCGCAAACCAGGCTGGTCCAAACGGTAACCATCCCAATCCAGGGGACATCGTGTTCTTCGACAGTCGCTTTGGTGGGGGAGCCGGCCACACGGGAGTATGCAAGAGCGCCGACCTAAACCAAGTGACTTTGATCGAGCAAAACGACCCGTACGGAACGGGTGTCCACGAGAAGACCTATAGCTACTTCGCTTTGGCTGGGTGGTTCCATCCCGTTGCTTTGGGCGCGCAACCGGGCGGTCTTACGGGCAGCAGTCGAAACGTCACGGTGACGGCCAACCCCTTGAACGTCAGGACGGCTCCGACAACCTCAGCTGTTCTCGCGGTCAACAGCACGATCCCGACTGGCCAGGTCGCCAAGGGAACCGTCCTATCGATTACGGGCTACGAGCATGCGCAGAGCGTGGGCGGTAACGATGTCTGGCTGCGCACGAGCCACAACAACTGGATTTGGTCAGGCGGGACGAATTGGTAG
- a CDS encoding capsid cement protein codes for MANLTAAREDLRKDDDLIAFQVKAATTIFKGAIVGVDATGYAKPAAPADKRIVGIAYEGSNNTIGANGATLVRVIRKGSVVLNAAGITQANIGDKVYVTDDNTVTTVSTGSIQVGVIDEVLSATTVRVALTANI; via the coding sequence ATGGCTAACTTAACAGCTGCTCGTGAAGACTTGCGCAAGGATGATGATCTAATCGCGTTCCAAGTCAAAGCGGCTACTACGATCTTCAAAGGAGCAATCGTGGGCGTTGACGCTACCGGATATGCCAAGCCAGCTGCTCCTGCCGACAAGCGCATCGTGGGAATTGCCTACGAAGGTAGCAACAACACCATCGGCGCCAACGGTGCGACGCTCGTTCGCGTCATTCGTAAGGGGTCAGTAGTCCTAAATGCTGCTGGTATTACCCAAGCCAACATCGGCGACAAAGTCTACGTCACAGACGACAACACCGTCACTACGGTTTCGACTGGTTCAATCCAAGTCGGCGTCATCGATGAAGTTCTATCAGCAACAACCGTTCGCGTCGCTCTGACAGCGAACATTTAA
- a CDS encoding phage tail tape measure protein, with product MASDFNQQMELVHTQAGASQAEVEALKNQVLALAPAVGFGPTALALALFHVESVGYRGADAMAVLKIAAEGAAIGQASLDDTTYALTSTMKSFNLEGIGAATKTMGELNAIVGSGDMKMQDLNAAIQTGILSTAQTFGIDIQSMGAALSYLTDRGEKADVASTRLSMGITLMAAPTQKAAKLLGDIGMAGPAVVASTDAMTQALRKAGLTTVTLADDLRKPDGIQVALQDLQTHLTASGISADDAAALMSRAFGGGRTDKALMALIENLTGIKQKYDAIGVSANNFGEDWAAQQAQANQKLKEFQAGLQSLAIQLGEHVLVAIFATIGAVQKMWTAFTADKGVQDAFKLIAAAAGQLWQAIATQLAPALEQLWPKVQPLVMLLAKALGVDLVFSLLAVIKVTTWSVELFAEMIKLVSTLISWVESAVGASAKFASEWVRSIGGMKNAIGDFVGWLLGFGWSSIGGTIGRSIVNGVTGVLKGLSSSIPGANTALHDLHIPGFATGGVVPGSMGQPVLALVHGGETITPPGEKFGGNANSVGGSVNLTVNVGTFTGSSAEFDNLAAKIYQSLMRTARANGTQLPSIGVRPA from the coding sequence ATGGCCTCAGACTTCAACCAGCAGATGGAGCTTGTCCATACGCAAGCCGGGGCCTCACAGGCGGAAGTTGAAGCCCTCAAGAACCAGGTACTCGCCCTGGCGCCGGCCGTCGGGTTTGGACCAACAGCTCTTGCTCTAGCACTCTTTCACGTTGAGTCCGTTGGCTATCGTGGCGCTGATGCAATGGCGGTTCTGAAGATTGCTGCTGAAGGCGCAGCAATCGGTCAAGCCAGTCTCGATGACACGACCTACGCTTTGACGTCCACAATGAAATCATTCAACCTTGAGGGCATTGGCGCCGCTACGAAGACCATGGGCGAACTGAACGCCATCGTGGGTTCCGGAGACATGAAGATGCAGGACCTGAACGCCGCGATCCAGACCGGCATCCTCTCGACGGCTCAGACCTTCGGCATCGACATCCAGTCCATGGGCGCGGCGCTCTCGTATCTGACTGACCGAGGGGAGAAGGCTGACGTTGCCTCCACCCGACTCTCCATGGGAATCACGCTCATGGCAGCCCCTACTCAAAAGGCAGCCAAGCTGCTGGGCGACATCGGTATGGCCGGACCGGCTGTTGTGGCTTCAACGGATGCCATGACCCAAGCCCTGCGGAAGGCAGGCCTGACGACAGTGACCCTCGCAGATGACCTGCGCAAGCCTGACGGTATCCAAGTGGCTCTACAGGACCTCCAGACGCACCTGACAGCGTCGGGCATCAGCGCGGATGACGCCGCGGCCTTGATGTCTCGCGCCTTCGGTGGTGGACGAACGGACAAGGCTCTCATGGCGCTGATTGAGAATCTAACCGGAATTAAGCAAAAGTACGATGCGATTGGGGTATCAGCCAATAACTTCGGCGAAGACTGGGCAGCACAGCAAGCCCAAGCAAATCAGAAGCTCAAAGAATTCCAGGCTGGCCTGCAATCCTTGGCCATTCAACTGGGGGAGCACGTTCTAGTAGCGATCTTCGCAACAATCGGCGCCGTCCAAAAGATGTGGACAGCATTTACCGCTGACAAAGGCGTCCAGGATGCATTTAAGCTCATTGCTGCCGCTGCCGGTCAGCTGTGGCAAGCAATCGCCACTCAGCTTGCTCCAGCTCTAGAGCAGCTATGGCCGAAGGTACAACCGCTGGTCATGCTCCTGGCGAAGGCTCTGGGTGTCGATCTTGTGTTCAGCCTGCTCGCCGTCATCAAAGTTACGACCTGGAGTGTCGAGCTATTCGCCGAGATGATCAAACTTGTTTCTACCCTGATCAGCTGGGTCGAGAGCGCAGTCGGTGCATCAGCCAAATTCGCATCTGAATGGGTGAGATCCATCGGTGGTATGAAGAACGCCATCGGCGATTTCGTCGGGTGGCTACTTGGGTTTGGATGGTCCAGCATCGGTGGAACGATCGGTAGGAGCATAGTTAACGGGGTGACCGGAGTGCTGAAGGGGCTGAGCTCAAGCATTCCCGGTGCTAATACAGCGTTGCATGACCTGCATATTCCGGGCTTTGCCACTGGTGGGGTAGTTCCTGGATCAATGGGCCAACCGGTCCTAGCTCTTGTGCATGGTGGCGAAACCATTACTCCACCCGGAGAGAAATTTGGCGGGAACGCTAACAGTGTTGGTGGCTCGGTAAATCTGACTGTCAACGTCGGTACGTTCACGGGCTCTTCAGCAGAATTCGATAATCTAGCGGCCAAGATCTACCAGTCACTCATGCGAACCGCACGAGCTAACGGTACGCAGCTGCCGTCAATAGGAGTACGACCGGCATGA
- a CDS encoding ArdC-like ssDNA-binding domain-containing protein, with protein MIAAELLQGIHQQLSQMVTGDDWLNVLKQASRFHDYSFANQLLIMSQRPDATRVMGYKQWPRVNRYVRKGEKGIAILAPLVRTEKTEDEHGKESKTRTVIGFRVVYVFDVSQTDGEPLASDLPSPELLEGEAPEHLREFLIRQIQGQGFTLRFPGTANWPEPEVRGWTNFREKVVAIAPGLSDAQQAKTLAHEFGHITLNHQEAGHRGMAEIEAESYAAVMMMATGLNSLTYSLPYLAGWSGGDMKLVMATATKVVAFANMTIIDWADYSTQLMLQF; from the coding sequence GTGATCGCCGCAGAGCTGCTTCAGGGCATCCATCAACAGCTGAGCCAGATGGTGACGGGTGATGACTGGTTGAACGTCCTCAAGCAAGCTAGCCGGTTTCATGACTACTCTTTTGCCAATCAGCTCTTGATCATGTCGCAACGGCCCGATGCCACCCGAGTGATGGGCTACAAGCAGTGGCCCCGTGTCAACCGGTATGTGCGCAAAGGCGAGAAGGGCATCGCAATCCTCGCCCCGCTGGTTCGAACTGAGAAGACCGAGGATGAACACGGCAAAGAGTCCAAGACCCGCACCGTCATTGGCTTCAGGGTCGTGTACGTCTTCGATGTCTCCCAGACCGATGGAGAGCCACTTGCGAGTGACCTGCCGTCACCGGAGTTACTGGAAGGTGAGGCACCAGAGCACCTGCGGGAGTTCCTCATCCGGCAGATCCAGGGTCAAGGCTTCACCCTTCGGTTCCCCGGTACAGCTAACTGGCCAGAGCCAGAGGTCCGAGGTTGGACCAATTTCCGGGAGAAGGTGGTTGCCATTGCGCCTGGTCTGTCGGACGCACAGCAGGCCAAGACGCTAGCTCACGAGTTCGGCCACATTACTCTCAACCACCAGGAAGCCGGCCATCGCGGCATGGCGGAGATAGAAGCGGAGAGCTATGCGGCCGTAATGATGATGGCCACTGGTCTGAACTCACTGACCTACAGCCTGCCGTACTTGGCTGGTTGGTCCGGTGGCGATATGAAATTGGTCATGGCAACAGCTACGAAGGTTGTCGCGTTCGCTAACATGACCATTATCGACTGGGCAGACTACAGCACTCAGCTCATGCTCCAATTCTGA